A genomic region of Exiguobacterium oxidotolerans JCM 12280 contains the following coding sequences:
- the tnpA gene encoding IS200/IS605 family transposase: protein MKMDTNKHSVFLLNYHLVLVVKYRRKVIDDAISEFARQTFERIGASYHITLNEWNHDGDHIHVLFKAHPNTEMSKFLNAYKSASSRLIKRDFPHVKKRLWKEMFWSRSYCLVTTGGATIDVIRHYIEKQGKE from the coding sequence ATGAAAATGGACACAAATAAACATTCAGTCTTTCTTCTGAATTATCATCTTGTCCTAGTCGTGAAATACAGACGCAAAGTGATCGATGACGCCATCTCGGAGTTCGCGAGACAGACGTTCGAACGAATCGGCGCGTCGTATCATATCACGCTGAACGAGTGGAATCATGACGGCGATCATATCCATGTGCTATTCAAAGCACACCCGAACACGGAGATGTCAAAGTTTCTGAACGCTTACAAGAGCGCAAGCAGCCGACTGATCAAACGAGACTTTCCGCACGTCAAGAAACGATTATGGAAAGAAATGTTTTGGTCTCGAAGTTACTGTCTGGTGACGACCGGAGGTGCGACAATCGACGTCATCAGACACTATATCGAAAAACAAGGAAAGGAGTGA
- the tnpB gene encoding IS200/IS605 family element RNA-guided endonuclease TnpB — MLKAYKFRLYPTKPQREYFVKTFGCVRFVYNKMLEERIRLYEDSKLNPDTKQKLPTPAKYKPEFPFLKEVDSLSLANAQMDLNKAYTNFFRDRSVGFPKFKSKHNDRASYTTNNLKGSIRIEDRKVKLPKIGFVKLKQHRPFDGVIKSATVSMTKTRKFFISILVDQTEEQWVPAKNKVGIDLGLEHFAIMTNDEWVSEKVANPRFLRKSEEKIKKAQRALSRKKKGSKNREKARMILAKKHEKIAHQRKDFLHKLSKRIVDENQVIVVETLKSKNMMKNHKIAKSIGDVSWYEFIRQLEYKCKFYGRTLIKADQWYASTQICSSCGVKGEKKTIDVREWTCTCGAHHDRDINASVNLLMLAD; from the coding sequence TTGCTGAAGGCGTACAAGTTTCGACTCTATCCAACGAAACCCCAACGAGAATATTTCGTGAAGACGTTCGGTTGTGTCCGTTTCGTCTACAATAAGATGCTTGAAGAGCGTATCCGATTGTATGAAGATTCGAAGCTCAATCCTGACACGAAGCAGAAGCTCCCAACCCCAGCGAAGTACAAGCCCGAATTCCCTTTCCTCAAAGAAGTCGACAGTCTTTCTCTTGCGAACGCTCAGATGGACTTAAACAAGGCGTATACCAACTTTTTTCGAGATCGGTCTGTCGGGTTTCCGAAATTCAAATCGAAGCACAATGACCGGGCCTCTTACACGACAAACAATCTGAAGGGGAGCATCCGCATCGAAGATCGTAAGGTGAAACTTCCAAAAATCGGTTTTGTGAAGTTGAAACAACATCGTCCGTTTGATGGTGTGATCAAGTCCGCGACGGTCTCGATGACGAAGACCCGGAAATTCTTCATCTCGATCCTAGTCGATCAAACCGAAGAGCAATGGGTTCCAGCCAAGAATAAAGTAGGAATCGACCTTGGTTTGGAGCACTTCGCCATCATGACAAACGATGAGTGGGTTTCTGAGAAAGTTGCCAATCCCCGTTTCCTTCGAAAGTCCGAAGAGAAGATCAAGAAGGCGCAACGCGCCTTGTCCCGCAAAAAAAAGGGAAGTAAGAACCGAGAGAAGGCGAGGATGATCCTCGCCAAGAAGCATGAAAAGATTGCACATCAACGTAAAGATTTTCTTCATAAGCTGTCGAAACGGATCGTTGACGAAAACCAAGTCATCGTCGTTGAGACACTAAAGTCGAAGAACATGATGAAGAACCATAAGATCGCCAAATCGATTGGAGACGTCAGTTGGTATGAGTTCATCCGACAGTTAGAATACAAATGCAAATTCTATGGACGAACACTTATCAAAGCGGATCAATGGTACGCCTCTACTCAAATCTGTTCTTCTTGTGGAGTAAAAGGCGAGAAGAAAACGATCGATGTACGCGAATGGACGTGTACTTGCGGCGCTCATCATGACAGAGATATTAATGCGAGTGTCAACTTGTTGATGTTAGCAGACTGA
- a CDS encoding DUF2188 domain-containing protein, translated as MTKKNQHVTPHPDGGYQVKAAGASKATKRFSTQKEAIAAGREIAKKQQVELIIHNKEGQIRDRDSYGNDPFPPRG; from the coding sequence ATGACGAAAAAAAATCAGCATGTCACACCACATCCGGATGGTGGTTATCAAGTCAAAGCAGCAGGAGCCTCCAAAGCCACAAAACGTTTTTCGACGCAAAAAGAAGCTATTGCCGCAGGTCGTGAAATTGCGAAGAAGCAACAGGTAGAATTAATCATTCATAACAAAGAAGGTCAAATACGCGATCGGGATTCGTACGGAAACGATCCTTTTCCGCCACGTGGATGA
- a CDS encoding DUF421 domain-containing protein, translated as MFSITIESFIRITTVGFLAYISLIIFLRISGKRTLTKLNAFDLVITVALGSTLSTILLSKDVSLLEGLTALTLLILMQFIMTFIAVRFEKFNKLIKSEPRLLYLRGKFLERAMKKERISKNEILQAMRNKGIGGLEEVKAVVLETDGSLSIIKGELEDTLSELGGKTPTSKRSG; from the coding sequence ATGTTTTCAATAACAATAGAGAGTTTTATACGCATTACCACTGTAGGATTTTTAGCTTATATCAGTCTAATAATTTTTTTACGAATTTCTGGGAAGCGGACATTAACTAAGTTGAACGCTTTCGATTTAGTGATTACAGTCGCACTTGGTTCTACTTTATCTACTATTTTACTTAGTAAGGATGTCAGTTTATTAGAAGGATTGACTGCACTTACTCTATTAATTTTAATGCAATTCATAATGACATTCATAGCTGTTCGTTTTGAAAAATTCAATAAACTCATTAAGTCAGAACCACGATTGCTATATTTAAGAGGCAAATTTCTTGAAAGGGCTATGAAAAAAGAAAGAATCAGCAAGAACGAGATCTTACAAGCTATGCGTAATAAAGGAATCGGGGGATTAGAGGAGGTGAAAGCTGTTGTTCTTGAAACAGACGGTAGCTTATCAATTATTAAAGGAGAACTAGAGGATACTTTATCAGAATTAGGCGGAAAAACGCCTACTTCTAAACGATCCGGATGA
- a CDS encoding DUF3885 domain-containing protein yields MKLNDYFRIHFDNPDVLEESFAKRPLTLSLDLQKELYQIQEDSDELNMAYFEKVYQKSLALFEDLFQEDDRLYLIVRVRKELQSPPAKSTEIFERYLKNNKNRYALEFEKKAVRDEEEVIYQYARLLPSRQSIRYKKLLQAICNQDFPELYPRFKARQTYYPEIFFVNPAKDIILYIFDDRGCFILLNEKETFYRLHEKYKSDQSEGFLNCFDTQ; encoded by the coding sequence ATGAAACTAAACGATTATTTCCGCATCCACTTTGACAATCCAGATGTTTTGGAAGAATCTTTTGCGAAGCGTCCGCTGACACTCAGTCTCGACTTGCAAAAAGAACTTTACCAAATACAAGAGGATTCCGACGAATTGAATATGGCATACTTTGAGAAGGTCTATCAAAAATCCCTCGCTTTGTTTGAAGATCTGTTTCAGGAAGACGACCGTCTGTACCTCATTGTACGTGTCAGAAAAGAACTCCAGTCTCCTCCGGCGAAAAGTACGGAGATCTTTGAGCGTTATCTCAAAAATAACAAGAATCGATACGCGCTTGAGTTCGAAAAAAAGGCTGTCCGCGATGAGGAAGAGGTCATTTACCAATATGCCCGCTTATTGCCGAGCAGACAGTCCATTCGCTATAAAAAGTTGCTTCAAGCAATCTGCAATCAGGACTTTCCTGAATTGTATCCCCGCTTTAAGGCGAGACAGACGTACTATCCTGAAATTTTTTTCGTCAACCCTGCCAAAGACATCATCCTGTATATTTTTGACGACCGGGGTTGTTTCATTCTGCTCAATGAGAAAGAGACCTTTTATCGTCTGCACGAAAAATATAAATCTGACCAATCAGAAGGCTTTCTTAATTGCTTTGACACGCAGTAA
- a CDS encoding DUF2188 domain-containing protein, whose product MANQHVTPHPDGGYQVIAEGASRATKRFPTQKEAIAAGREIAKKQQVELIIHNKEGQIRDKDSYGNDPFPPRG is encoded by the coding sequence ATGGCGAATCAGCATGTTACACCACATCCGGATGGCGGTTATCAGGTCATTGCGGAAGGGGCATCGAGAGCAACGAAGCGATTTCCGACACAAAAAGAAGCGATCGCAGCCGGACGGGAAATTGCGAAAAAACAACAGGTCGAGCTGATCATTCATAACAAGGAAGGTCAGATCCGCGATAAAGATTCGTACGGCAATGATCCGTTTCCTCCAAGAGGTTAA
- a CDS encoding GNAT family N-acetyltransferase, with protein MTTSPFPILQTTRLTLREVTPLDAPSLLTYLADERVVKPMGLAPFQSEADALDEINWYHSIRTEQTGLRWGITEHATPDIIGSCGFLNRSSRQQRAELGFELSPAHWGKGLAQEAVQAVLAHGFNEWDLNRIEALVLPDNTASQRLLERLGFKREGLLRQYEKTRGQFDDLYMYSLLQKEWHDGSMYNKNTSI; from the coding sequence TTGACTACTTCTCCATTCCCCATCCTGCAAACCACAAGACTGACGCTCCGCGAGGTGACACCGCTCGACGCTCCGAGTCTACTGACGTATCTCGCTGATGAACGTGTCGTTAAACCGATGGGGCTCGCTCCCTTCCAATCGGAAGCAGATGCGTTGGACGAAATCAACTGGTATCACTCCATCCGAACAGAACAGACCGGTCTCCGCTGGGGCATCACCGAACATGCAACTCCTGATATCATTGGCAGTTGCGGTTTCCTGAACCGTTCTTCCCGGCAACAGCGGGCGGAACTCGGCTTTGAACTGAGTCCTGCTCACTGGGGCAAAGGACTGGCACAAGAAGCCGTTCAGGCCGTACTCGCTCACGGTTTTAATGAATGGGACCTAAACCGGATCGAAGCGCTTGTTCTGCCGGACAATACGGCCTCTCAACGGTTGCTCGAACGGCTTGGTTTCAAGCGGGAAGGACTGCTGCGTCAGTACGAGAAGACACGTGGTCAATTCGATGATTTGTATATGTATTCCTTGTTGCAGAAAGAATGGCATGACGGCTCAATGTACAATAAAAACACGTCCATTTAA